The Mugil cephalus isolate CIBA_MC_2020 chromosome 19, CIBA_Mcephalus_1.1, whole genome shotgun sequence genome has a window encoding:
- the kcnv2a gene encoding potassium voltage-gated channel subfamily V member 2 — protein sequence MLTHLRARSRSLFPSYKPGNRTNAVKEPEEHLDLVHTFVKPWNSMQDLGRDIYDLYAEYEDEEVEDQLLVSPSRLLHSPTRHFTLNINVGGTVYHLPYRLAARYPKTRIGRLATYTDHSKKLDLCDDYVVQSNEFFFDRDPEIFHNIFNFYRTGELWIKDELCPRNFLEEINYWGVRIKNSKRCCRISFEERQDELNDQLKIQKQLMAEVEMEEDESVFYGMAFGSVRREIWNLMEKPFSSITAKLMGVASSMFVLVSLVAMTLNTVEEMQYKTASGQPSGRFYGECVESFCITFFTLEYLLRLLSTPDLKCFGRSVLNTVDLIAILPHYLQMMLECFEDEDMHLHSGDILTVARVGKVGQVLRIMRLMRIFRILKLARHSTGLRAFGFTLRQCYQQVGCLLLFIAMGIFMFSAMVYTVEHDVYDTNFTSIPQAWWWAAASISTVGYGDMFPETNLGRIFAFGCISFGIILNGMPISVLYNKFSDYYTKLKAHEYTAVTKARGKLHLTQRAAKKFRVL from the exons ATGCTGACCCACCTCAGAGCTCGCAGCAGGAGTTTGTTCCCCAGCTATAAACCCGGCAATCGGACCAACGCAGTCAAAGAGCCAGAAGAGCACCTGGACTTAGTCCACACCTTTGTTAAACCATGGAACTCCATGCAG GACCTGGGTAGAGACATCTACGATCTGTATGCCGAGTacgaggatgaggaggtggaggatcaGTTGCTGGTGTCTCCCTCCCGCCTGCTGCACTCTCCAACCAGACATTTCACACTCAACATCAACGTTGGAGGAACA GTGTACCACCTGCCCTACAGGTTAGCTGCCAGGTATCCAAAGACACGGATTGGCCGGTTGGCCACGTACACGGACCACAGCAAGAAGCTGGACCTTTGTGACGATTATGTCGTCCAGAGCAACGAGTTCTTCTTCGACCGCGACCCAGAGATCTTCCACAACATCTTCAACTTCTACAG AACTGGAGAGTTGTGGATTAAAGACGAGCTGTGCCCCCGCAACTTCCTGGAGGAGATAAACTACTGGGGCGTCAGAATCAAGAACAGCAAACGCTGCTGCCGCATCTCCTTCGAGGAGAGGCAAGACGAGCTGAACGACCAGCTGAAAATACAGAAGCAGCTGATGGCGGAG gtggagatggaggaggacgagtCTGTATTTTATGGCATGGCCTTCGGGTCCGTTCGGAGGGAAATCTGGAACCTGATGGAGAAGCCGTTCTCCTCCATCACCGCCAAGCTGATGGGAGtggcctcctccatgtttgtgctGGTGTCGCTCGTTGCCATGACGCTCAACACCGTGGAAGAGATGCAATACAAg ACGGCGTCGGGTCAGCCCAGCGGTAGATTCTACGGTGAGTGCGTGGAGTCGTTCTGCATCACCTTCTTCACCCTGGAGTACCTGCTGCGCCTGCTCTCCACCCCCGACCTCAAGTGCTTCGGGCGCAGCGTGCTGAACACGGTGGATCTGATCGCCATCCTGCCGCACTACCTGCAGATGATGCTGGAGTGCTTTGAGGACGAGGACATGCACCTGCACTCCGGGGACATCCTGACCGTGGCCCGCGTCGGAAAG GTAGGACAGGTTCTGAGGATCATGCGTCTGATGAGGATCTTCAGGATCTTGAAGCTGGCGCGACACTCGACAGGCCTCAGAGCCTTTGGCTTCACACTGAGACAGTGCTACCAGCAG gtggGCTGCTTACTGCTCTTCATTGCGATGGGGATCTTCATGTTCTCCGCCATGGTGTACACAGTGGAGCACGACGTTTACGACACCAACTTCACCTCCATCCCGCAGGCTTGGTGGTGGGCCGCC gcGAGTATTTCCACGGTCGGCTACGGCGACATGTTTCCAGAGACCAACCTCGGCCGCATCTTCGCCTTCGGCTGCATCTCCTTCGGCATCATCCTCAACGGCATGCCCATCTCCGTCCTCTACAACAAGTTCTCGGACTACTACACCAAGCTCAAGGCCCACGAGTACACCGCCGTCACAAAGGCCCGCGGGAAGTTGCACCTCACTCAGAGGGCGGCGAAGAAGTTCAGAGTGCTGTGA
- the pum3 gene encoding pumilio homolog 3, producing the protein MEAKSKKPFSPKGGKKFTQKGKDSIGTKLGGKPGGKPGGKPGGKPGGKPGGKKPFKPYNSAEKRNGPGKGRDGGKKDQKQKFAFSKGGKGPQGKRKLPVYDKEEGEGPKAKKVKGEFKAKDDVSAEEMTMNRQQRKKEIKKNRQEAERKDMFQIICRSKQLWGDLRRKKCDEDSKKKLMDELHDLIRGKIKQMAYAHDSVRVLQCFIQFGSHAQRKEVLEDIKDDIVNLCKSQYGRHVVKKLLMYGDKELVAGVIKTFKGHVRPMLRHAAASTIIEYAYNDKAVLAQRLMLTDELYGNTFALCKSSQCNTLEKVLELNPDKLNGIIDEMKQILTPMAQKEQVIKHSLVHKVFLDFFLFAPDKQRTEMIESIRESVVYMAHTHDGARVAMHCLWHGAAKDRKVIIKTMKTYMVKFATGEFGHLVLLAMFDCVDDTKLVKQAVLSEILSSLDEVIGNKYGKKVLLYLLSPRDPAHLLPEIIKVLERGDGNAHSKKDVAIRRKELLEVVSPPLLDHLRDNAATMVMDKATSVTISDILASACGDLRPAMTAVAQLAKQTLVPGGIDGQLHIAEHPAGHLVLKWLIEQDVTLAEAGKEERFARILVDTVGTDTMKSWVKVNRGAMVLCGLLNSCDKSVAAEVKAALKSITSELKSISNNKGVEILLENLNK; encoded by the exons ATGGAAGCCAAATCCAAAAAGCCATTTTCTCCTAAGGGTGGAAAGAAGTTCACCCAGAAAGGAAAAG ATTCCATAGGGACCAAACTTGGTGGTAAACCAGGAGGTAAACCAGGAGGTAAACCAGGCGGTAAACCAGGCGGTAAACCAGGCGGGAAAAAGCCCTTCAAACCGTACAACAGCGCCGAGAAGAGGAACGGACCAGGGAAGGGGCGAGATGGCGGCAAGAAAGATCAGAAACAGAAGTTTGCTTTCTCCAAAGGTGGAAAAGGGCCACAGGGAAAGAGAAAGCTGCCAGTCTATGACAAAGAAGAGGGGGAAG GTCCGAAGGCTAAGAAGGTGAAAGGCGAGTTTAAAGCAAAGGACGACGTGTCAGCGGAGGAAATGACGATGAACcggcagcagaggaagaaggagataAAGAAGAACCggcaggaggcagagaggaaggacATGTTCCAGATCATCTGTCGGTCCAAACAACTGTGGGGAGACCTCAGGAG GAAAAAATGCGACGAAGACTCGAAGAAGAAGCTGATGGACGAGCTTCACGACCTGATCCGTGGAAAGATCAAACAG ATGGCATACGCTCACGACTCAGTGCGAGTGCTGcagtgtttcatccagtttggcAGTCACGCGCAGAGAAAGGAGGTGCTGGAGGACATCAAAG aTGACATTGTTAATTTGTGTAAGTCGCAGTATGGCCGACATGTGGTGAAAAAACTGCTGATGTACGG GGACAAGGAGCTGGTGGCGGGCgtgataaaaacatttaaaggtcaCGTGCGGCCGATGCTCCGCCACGCCGCCGCCTCCACCATCATCGAGTACGCCTACAACGACAAGGCCGTGCTCGCACAGAGACTCATGCTCACAGACGAGCTGTATGGCAACACCTTCGCCCTCTGCAAG TCATCACAGTGCAACACCCTTGAGAAAGTCCTGGAGCTGAACCCGGACAAGCTGAACGGCATCATCGACGAGATGAAGCAGATTCTCACACCCATGGCTCAGAA AGAACAGGTGATCAAACATTCTCTGGTCCACAAAGTCTTCCTGGATTTCTTCCTGTTTGCGCCTGACAAACAGAGAACA GAGATGATCGAGTCCATCAGAGAGTCTGTCGTCTACATGGCTCACACGCACGATGGAGCCCGAGTGGCGATGCACTGTCTGTGGCACGGCGCAGCCAAG GACAGAAAAGTCATCATCAAAACGATGAAGACGTACATGGTGAAGTTTGCTACG GGGGAGTTCGGTCACCTGGTTCTCCTGGCCATGTTCGACTGTGTGGACGACACCAAGCTGGTCAAACAGGCCGTCCTCTCA GAGATCTTGTCGTCTCTGGACGAGGTCATCGGCAACAAATACGGTAAGAAGGTTCTGTTGTACCTGCTGAGCCCCAGAGACCCCGCTCACCTGCTGCCAGAGATCATCAAGGTGTTGGAGCGAGGAGACGGAAACGCACACAG TAAAAAGGATGTGGCCATTCGAAGGAAAGAGCTGCTGGAAGTCGTCTCCCCTCCACTGCTGGATCATCTCCGTGACAACGCTGCTACCATGGTGATGGACAAAGCGACCAGCGTCACCATTAGTGACATCTTGGCGTCGGCCTGCGGCGACCTGCGGCCCGCCATGACGGCCGTGGCTCAGCTGGCCAAGCAGACCTTGGTTCCTGGAGGGATCGACGGACAG CTTCACATAGCAGAGCATCCAGCAGGACACCTGGTCCTCAAGTGGCTCATAGAGCAGGACGTCACATTAGCAGAGGCTGGAAAAGAag AGCGTTTCGCCAGGATACTGGTGGACACCGTTGGAACAGATACAATGAAGAGCTGGGTCAAAGTCAACAGAGGAGCCATGGTTCTGTGCGG cctccTGAACAGCTGTGACAAGTCCGTGGCTGCAGAGGTGAAGGCGGCGCTGAAGTCCATCACGTCAGAGCTCAAGAgcatcagcaacaacaaaggAGTTGAAATCCTTCTGGAGAACCTGAACAAGTAG